A genomic segment from Papaver somniferum cultivar HN1 unplaced genomic scaffold, ASM357369v1 unplaced-scaffold_3, whole genome shotgun sequence encodes:
- the LOC113341568 gene encoding F-box/FBD/LRR-repeat protein At1g16930-like, translating to MEGNLVDRISMLDNNTLNHIHSLTDTKSAVRTSALSKKWVGLWKDQHKLEFYSSMFPTDLSFFAFVNKVLQDRNSAIKIDSIKVVYNGGSASFPDQVSNWLHAASEAEAAEIIISSRQERDCVVPVQVFSNPRLKYLDLDLHCRISIPTPDQLDLPEVTHVKIRNTNFDQPDLGLDLTSNSPKLEYLDFGHIQTRGDGINITVISQSLRDLKVKIRYGVGDLYRPSMMNVHAPAMSSLVSYCVDKLVLQDVSALQSADVAVIKPNLPVAKHNLQFLQQMVGVKDMRISFFPTSQLQDPHLEADDLVIPDFGAMSNLKYVVIENLHGRASEIAFIKFLVGNVFVLENICLKYAPAAARVGIETIHSFHRDLKHIRQQRPLSFPTQFTFSNI from the exons atGGAAGGAAATCTAGTCGATCGAATCAGCATGTTAGACAACAACACTCTCAATCACATTCATTCACTTACAGACACTAAATCAGCAGTTCGAACATCTGCGTTGTCAAAGAAATGGGTGGGTTTATGGAAGGATCAGCACAAGTTAGAGTTCTATTCAAGCATGTTTCCTACTGATTTGTCGTTCTTTGCGTTCGTGAACAAGGTGCTTCAAGATCGAAACTCAGCTATAAAGATCGACAGCATTAAGGTTGTTTACAACGGCGGCTCAGCCTCATTTCCTGATCAAGTTTCTAACTGGTTACATGCTGCTAGTGAAGCAGAAGCAGCAGAGATAATAATAAGTAGCAGACAGGAGAGAGACTGCGTCGTTCCTGTGCAAGTTTTCTCCAATCCAAGATTGAAGTATTTGGATCTGGATTTACACTGCAGAATTAGTATTCCAACTCCAGATCAGCTTGATCTACCAGAAGTGACGCATGTGAAGATAAGAAACACAAACTTCGATCAGCCAGATCTGGGTCTAGATCTGACATCAAACTCTCCCAAATTGGAATATCTGGATTTTGGTCATATTCAAACTCGTGGTGACGGCATCAACATCACAGTTATATCCCAGTCTCTCAGAGATTTAAAAGTGAAAATCAGATATGGTGTTGGAGATCTTTACCGTCCAAGTATGATGAATGTTCATGCTCCTGCAATGTCATCTCTGGTCTCCTACTGTGTAGACAAACTCGTGCTTCAAGATGTCTCGGCCTTGCAGAGTGCCGATGTAGCTGTAATAAAGCCAAATCTTCCGGTAGCCAAGCATAACTTACAATTTCTACAACAAATGGTTGGGGTTAAGGATATGAGGATCTCCTTCTTTCCCACTTCTCAG TTGCAGGACCCACATTTGGAGGCGGATGACTTGGTTATTCCAGATTTTGGAGCAATGTCAAACCTGAAATATGTGGTGATTGAGAACCTACATGGGCGGGCCTCTGAAATTGCTTTTATCAAGTTTTTGGTTGGGAATGTCTTTGTCTTGGAGAACATATGTCTGAAATATGCACCAGCTGCTGCTAGAGTTGGAATTGAGACTATTCATTCCTTTCACCGGGATTTGAAGCATATCCGCCAACAGAGACCTTTATCTTTTCCCACCCAGTTCACCTTTTCCAACATCTAG